A DNA window from Vanacampus margaritifer isolate UIUO_Vmar chromosome 19, RoL_Vmar_1.0, whole genome shotgun sequence contains the following coding sequences:
- the LOC144039857 gene encoding uncharacterized protein LOC144039857 produces the protein MESTGEKVQKIVKPKRKLQCFREEYSKAFPGVIIRSRKGENYANCTLCRQDFSVGHGGISDVNDHVGTKKHKSNANDSNSSGKISTFFVAPTDSLDVINAEVLFTEAIIEHGVPIAMADHMGPLFRRMFPDSKIAKKYGCGRTKTSNIIQCLGEESSQSIVDVIKSSPFSMSTDGSTDYDDVKLYPICVRYFDNQTGKVLSVLLSLRECNTASTGENIFKIIEKEMNSNNIPWDNLVCFAADNAAVMLGSKKGVASFITEKSPSAYIAGCSCHLIHLAVQRGAKQLPVKLDDLLVDVFYYLEKSSKRKQALRQFQEEEGLPKAKILKHVSTRWLSLEHCLDRLLQQWTALIKIFEAEVGHEKKSSMPSSRGRKRPYTPDVKKSEEKKRKLDTAAPQATDEKADSSKTFDLARYMFKEKEMADKSKKVKEKKKEDDTKTSSSKASLILTKMSDKNTLLYAHFLMAVLPIFNETNTFLQKDEPCVHLLHHVLSTQFRKLIMRLMKPKVIIAASDITKVNFKDRANQKDDEDLFIGTNCRDYVAEHAKECDLTTFFSSVRAFYSSTCSYMIRAFPFGDEVLVNARILDISYRQDCKFRQVRFFAERYPHLLTKDDKRSLEEEFLVYQCDPLTPAVTEAERVDTAWNELSKLKDPATGKAKFGALFKVAKSVLVIYHSNADCERIFSHVNKNKTEFRASLSTKVLGSLMTRKMMMTSSGYKCHSVTHSKDQLKKSKRCTMENK, from the exons ATGGAATCTACCGGAGAAAAAGTGCAGAAAATTGTGAAACCGAAACGGAAATTACAGTGCTTTCGTGAAGAATATTCCAAAGCTTTCCCTGGAGTAATCATCAGATCGAGAAAAGGTGAAAATTATGCGAACTGCACACTGTGTAGACAAGACTTTTCTGTGGGTCATGGAGGAATTAGCGACGTTAATGACCACGTGGGAacgaaaaaacacaaatcaaatgcCAATGACAGTAATTCCAGCGGCAAAATCTCCACTTTTTTTGTCGCCCCAACCGATTCTTTGGACGTCATAAATGCCGAAGTGTTATTTACTGAAGCGATCATTGAACATGGTGTTCCAATCGCTATGGCCGACCACATGGGACCGCTTTTCAGGAGAATGTTTCCCGATTCTAAGATCGCTAAAAAATATGGTTGTGGGAGAACGAAAACTTCGAACATCATTCAGTGCCTTGGTGAAGAATCATCACAAAGCATCGTCGATGTCATCAAATCTTCGCCTTTTAGCATGTCTACTGATGGAAGTACAGACTACGACGATGTAAAACTTTATCCAATTTGTGTACGATACTTCGATAACCAAACAGGAAAAGTTCTGTCAGTGCTTCTTTCGTTGAGAGAATGCAACACGGCATCGACGGGCGAgaacatttttaagattattgaaaaagaaatgaacTCGAACAACATTCCCTGGGATAATTTAGTGTGTTTTGCTGCCGACAACGCCGCTGTTATGCTTGGATCCAAGAAAGGAGTCGCGTCCTTCATCACAGAAAAATCTCCATCAGCATACATCGCAG GTTGTTCCTGTCATCTCATCCACTTGGCTGTTCAGAGAGGGGCGAAGCAATTGCCAGTGAAGCTAGATGATCTGCTTGTGGACGTGTTCTACTACTTGGAGAAGAGCAGCAAACGCAAGCAGGCACTCCGACAGTTCCAAGAAGAGGAAGGTCTACCCAAGGCCAAGATCCTGAAGCATGTGTCAACAAGATGGCTGTCCCTGGAGCATTGCTTGGACCGACTCCTTCAGCAGTGGACGGCTCTCATCAAGATATTTGAGGCGGAGGTGGGTCATGAGAAGAAGTCCAGCATGCCATCCAGCAGAGGAAGAAAGAGGCCCTACACTCCTGATGTGAAGAAGTCGGAGGAGAAGAAAAGGAAGCTTGACACGGCCGCTCCTCAGGCAACAGATGAGAAAGCAGACTCCTCCAAGACCTTCGACTTGGCCAGGTACATGTTCAAGGAGAAGGAAATGGCGGACAAGTCTAAGAAggtgaaggagaagaagaaagaagatgaCACCAAAACCAGCAGCAGCAAAGCCAGCCTTATCCTCACCAAGATGAGTGACAAGAACACTTTGTTGTATGCCCATTTCTTGATGGCAGTCTTGCCAATCTTCAACGAGACCAACACCTTCCTCCAAAAAGATGAACCCTGCGTGCATCTCTTGCACCATGTGCTCTCGACTCAGTTCAGGAAGCTCATCATGCGCTTAATGAAGCCAAAGGTCATCATCGCTGCCAGTGACATCACAAAGGTGAACTTTAAGGACCGGGCCAACCAGAAGGACGACGAGGATCTCTTCATCGGAACCAACTGCAGGGACTATGTGGCTGAACATGCAAAGGAATGTGACCTCACCACTTTCTTTTCCAGTGTCAGGGCATTCTACAGCAGCACATGCAGCTACATGATCAGGGCATTTCCCTTTGGGGATGAAGTTCTGGTGAATGCCCGGATTCTGGATATCAGCTACAGGCAGGACTGCAAGTTCCGCCAGGTGAGATTCTTTGCTGAGAGGTACCCTCACCTCCTGACCAAGGATGACAAGAGGAGTCTGGAAGAGGAGTTCCTCGTATACCAGTGCGATCCACTCACCCCTGCCGTCACAGAAGCTGAGCGAGTGGACACAGCGTGGAACGAGCTCTCTAAACTCAAGGACCCAGCCACTGGCAAGGCCAAGTTTGGAGCCCTCTTCAAAGTGGCCAAGTCTGTGTTGGTGATTTATCACAGCAACGCAGACTGTGAACGGATCTTCAGTCATGTCAACAAGAACAAGACGGAGTTCCGGGCAAGTCTATCGACCAAAGTGCTTGGCAGCCTGATGACgaggaaaatgatgatgacatcatctggaTACAAGTGCCACAGTGTGACCCATTCGAAAGACCagttgaaaaaatcaaaacgaTGCACAATGGAGAACAAATAA